A genomic region of Burkholderia humptydooensis contains the following coding sequences:
- a CDS encoding CapA family protein — MDEPDDAPRDTSVRLFLCGDVMTGRGIDQILPHPGAPRLYERYCRSARDYVRLAELANGELPARVDCAYPWGDALAELNRVRPHVRIVNLETAITTSDDHWPDKPVLYRMHPRNIGCVSCARIDCCVLANNHSLDWGRAGLADTLDTLHQAGIRTAGAGDDDAHAAQPATLGVARGHRVCVYAYAAETSGVPPSWAATAQRSGLNYLANLSSERATQIGERIAAQRREGDLVVVSLHWGGNWGFEISDDEHTFAHRLIDTGAADIVHGHSSHHIKGIEIYRERLILYGCGDCLNDYEGIHGHQPFRPDLALMYFPVLDADSGALVELSAAPMQIRNLRLRRAPADGKAWLHAVLERESRRFGTHVSACDVEGLRLHW; from the coding sequence ATGGACGAACCCGATGATGCGCCGCGCGATACCAGCGTGCGCCTGTTTCTCTGCGGCGACGTGATGACCGGCCGCGGAATCGACCAGATCCTGCCTCACCCGGGCGCCCCCCGGCTGTACGAGCGCTATTGCCGTTCGGCCCGCGACTACGTGCGCCTCGCCGAGCTCGCGAACGGCGAGTTGCCCGCGCGCGTCGACTGCGCGTACCCGTGGGGCGACGCGCTCGCGGAACTCAATCGCGTGCGGCCGCACGTGCGGATCGTCAATCTGGAGACCGCAATCACGACGAGCGACGATCACTGGCCGGACAAGCCTGTCCTGTACCGGATGCATCCGCGCAACATCGGCTGCGTGTCGTGCGCGCGGATCGATTGCTGCGTGCTCGCGAACAACCATTCGCTCGACTGGGGGCGCGCGGGTCTCGCCGATACGCTCGACACGCTGCATCAGGCCGGCATCCGGACCGCCGGCGCGGGCGACGACGACGCGCACGCGGCGCAGCCCGCCACGCTCGGCGTCGCGCGCGGGCATCGCGTTTGCGTGTATGCGTATGCGGCCGAGACGAGCGGCGTGCCGCCGTCATGGGCAGCGACGGCGCAGCGCAGCGGCCTCAACTATCTGGCGAATCTGTCGTCGGAGCGGGCGACGCAGATCGGCGAGCGGATCGCCGCGCAGCGGCGCGAAGGCGATCTCGTCGTCGTTTCGCTCCATTGGGGCGGCAACTGGGGATTCGAGATCAGCGACGACGAGCACACGTTCGCGCATCGGCTCATCGACACCGGTGCGGCCGACATCGTCCACGGCCATTCGTCGCACCACATCAAAGGCATCGAGATCTACCGGGAGCGGCTGATCCTGTACGGCTGCGGCGACTGCCTGAACGACTACGAAGGCATCCACGGCCATCAACCGTTCCGGCCGGATCTCGCGCTGATGTATTTTCCGGTGCTCGATGCGGACAGCGGCGCGCTCGTCGAGCTTTCGGCGGCGCCGATGCAGATCCGGAACCTGCGGCTGCGCCGCGCGCCCGCCGACGGCAAAGCCTGGCTGCACGCGGTGCTGGAACGCGAAAGCCGGCGCTTCGGCACGCACGTGTCGGCGTGCGATGTCGAAGGGCTGCGGCTGCATTGGTGA
- a CDS encoding Hsp70 family protein produces the protein MKRFIVGIDLGTSNTVVAYVEAGGDAIRVFDVDQLVAPGEVGARPLLPSARYHPAPGEFAPGELQLPWRDAEAGEAAEAAGAGAAPPAVIGTLARALGAQVPGRLVTSAKSWLSHASVDRLAPILPWGAADDGGKVSPVAASASYLAHVRAAWNRRFPDAPLEQQDVVLTVPASFDDGARSLTLEAARLARLPALRLLEEPQAAFYDWLFHHRGTLREELAHTRLVLVCDVGGGTTDLTLIKVHGEDVGSVGDGEPQLTRIGVGDHLMLGGDNMDLALARVAEARLAQEGGARLSAASLSQLVERCRGAKERLLDANPPDAVGVTLLGSGARLVGGARKTELSRAEVEQIVVDGFFPAGGPDELPRRSRSALVEFGLPYAADPAVTRHVAAFLHRLAAQSRDALGAALAADQALPVPDTLLLNGGVFRSQALAERVAGVLGDWRGQPLHVLRNDHPDVAVARGAVAYGLARAGRAPRIGGGSPRSYFLVVDDGAHASRGVCVLPRGTAEGLDVHLDDRVFALRLGHPVRFHLASTVADHAWRAGELADLGAGGFVRLPPVATVVRQQDAGGARERLVKLTTSLTEVGTLDMRCIATDDPSQRWQLEFQLRREHAQGDGDAAGASRHPSLDKAIELIERSFGARLANVDPKEVRRLRTQLEQLLGPRDAWDIALLRELFGALWERAGRRRRSADHERVWLNLAGYCVRPGFGYPLDDWRVAQLWTLFDDGIQYVSDARVWSEWWTLWRRAAGGLDDGAQQQALDAMTWLQEAASAKRPKLPFDAAKIGDMDMVRLSASLERVSAERKIELGERLLARLHKPTENHQGWWAIGRIGARRPLYGSAHGVVPPDVAGRWLDAILAVDWKKVEPAAFAAAQIARMTGDRSSDVAADVREKVVRRLAATNAPQAWTRMVSEVVALDDADTGRAFGESLPAGLKLVAG, from the coding sequence ATGAAACGATTCATCGTCGGCATCGATCTCGGGACGAGCAATACCGTCGTTGCATACGTCGAGGCGGGCGGCGACGCGATCCGCGTGTTCGACGTCGATCAGCTCGTTGCGCCGGGCGAAGTGGGCGCGCGGCCGCTGCTGCCGTCGGCGCGCTATCACCCGGCGCCGGGTGAATTCGCGCCCGGCGAGCTGCAACTGCCGTGGCGCGACGCCGAAGCGGGCGAAGCAGCCGAAGCGGCGGGCGCCGGCGCCGCGCCGCCCGCAGTGATCGGCACGCTCGCGCGCGCGCTCGGCGCGCAGGTGCCGGGCCGGCTCGTGACGAGCGCGAAAAGCTGGCTGTCGCACGCGTCGGTCGATCGCCTCGCGCCGATCCTGCCGTGGGGCGCGGCCGACGACGGCGGCAAGGTGTCGCCCGTCGCGGCGAGCGCGAGCTATCTCGCGCACGTGCGCGCCGCGTGGAACCGCCGCTTCCCGGACGCGCCGCTCGAGCAGCAGGACGTCGTGCTGACCGTGCCCGCGTCGTTCGACGACGGCGCGCGTTCGCTCACGCTCGAAGCCGCGCGGCTCGCGAGGCTGCCCGCGCTGCGCCTGCTCGAGGAGCCGCAGGCCGCGTTCTACGACTGGCTGTTCCATCATCGCGGCACGCTGCGCGAAGAGCTGGCGCACACGCGGCTCGTGCTCGTGTGCGACGTAGGCGGCGGCACGACCGACCTCACGCTGATCAAGGTGCACGGCGAGGACGTCGGGAGCGTCGGAGACGGCGAGCCGCAGTTGACGCGCATCGGCGTGGGCGACCACCTGATGCTCGGCGGCGACAACATGGATCTCGCGCTCGCGCGCGTCGCCGAGGCGCGGCTCGCGCAGGAAGGCGGTGCGCGTCTGTCGGCGGCGAGCCTGTCGCAGCTCGTCGAGCGGTGCCGCGGCGCGAAGGAGCGTTTGCTCGACGCGAACCCGCCCGATGCGGTGGGCGTCACGCTGCTCGGCTCCGGCGCGCGGCTCGTCGGCGGCGCGCGCAAGACCGAGCTGAGCCGCGCGGAGGTCGAGCAAATCGTCGTCGACGGTTTCTTTCCGGCGGGCGGCCCGGACGAGCTGCCGCGCCGCTCGCGCTCGGCGCTCGTCGAGTTCGGCCTGCCCTACGCCGCCGATCCGGCCGTCACGCGGCACGTCGCGGCGTTCCTGCACCGGCTCGCCGCGCAGTCGCGCGACGCGCTCGGCGCGGCGCTCGCGGCGGATCAGGCGTTGCCGGTGCCCGACACGCTGTTGCTCAACGGCGGCGTGTTCCGCTCGCAGGCGCTCGCCGAGCGCGTCGCGGGCGTGCTCGGCGACTGGCGCGGGCAGCCGCTGCACGTGCTGCGCAACGATCATCCGGACGTCGCGGTCGCGCGCGGCGCGGTCGCGTATGGGCTCGCGCGCGCCGGACGGGCGCCGAGGATCGGCGGCGGCTCGCCGCGCAGCTATTTTCTCGTCGTCGACGACGGCGCGCATGCGTCGCGCGGCGTCTGCGTGCTGCCGCGCGGCACGGCCGAGGGGCTCGACGTGCATCTCGACGATCGCGTGTTCGCGCTGCGGCTCGGGCATCCGGTGCGCTTCCACCTGGCGTCGACCGTCGCCGACCATGCGTGGCGCGCGGGCGAGCTCGCGGATCTCGGCGCGGGCGGCTTCGTCCGGCTGCCGCCCGTCGCGACGGTCGTCCGGCAGCAGGACGCGGGCGGCGCGCGCGAGCGGCTCGTCAAGCTGACGACGTCGCTCACCGAGGTCGGCACGCTCGATATGCGCTGCATCGCGACGGACGACCCGTCGCAGCGCTGGCAGCTCGAATTCCAGTTGCGCCGCGAGCACGCGCAAGGCGACGGCGACGCGGCCGGCGCGTCGCGCCATCCGTCGCTCGACAAGGCGATCGAGCTGATCGAGCGCTCATTCGGCGCGCGGCTCGCGAATGTCGACCCGAAGGAGGTCCGGCGTCTGCGCACGCAGCTCGAGCAACTGCTCGGCCCGCGCGACGCATGGGACATCGCCCTGCTGCGCGAGCTGTTCGGCGCGTTGTGGGAGCGCGCCGGCCGGCGGCGGCGCTCGGCGGATCACGAGCGCGTCTGGCTGAACCTGGCCGGCTATTGCGTGCGGCCCGGCTTCGGCTATCCGCTCGACGACTGGCGCGTCGCGCAACTCTGGACGCTGTTCGACGACGGCATCCAGTACGTGAGCGACGCGCGGGTGTGGTCCGAATGGTGGACGCTGTGGCGGCGGGCGGCGGGCGGGCTCGACGACGGCGCGCAGCAGCAGGCGCTCGACGCGATGACGTGGCTGCAGGAAGCCGCGAGCGCGAAGCGGCCGAAGCTGCCGTTCGACGCCGCGAAGATCGGCGACATGGACATGGTGCGCCTGTCCGCGTCGCTCGAGCGCGTGTCCGCCGAGCGCAAGATCGAGCTCGGGGAACGGCTGCTCGCGCGGCTGCACAAGCCGACGGAGAATCACCAGGGCTGGTGGGCGATCGGGCGCATCGGCGCGCGGCGGCCGCTGTACGGCAGCGCGCACGGCGTCGTGCCGCCCGACGTCGCGGGACGCTGGCTGGATGCGATTCTCGCCGTCGACTGGAAGAAGGTCGAGCCGGCCGCGTTTGCGGCCGCGCAGATTGCACGGATGACGGGCGACCGGTCGAGCGACGTGGCGGCCGACGTGCGCGAGAAGGTCGTGCGCCGGCTCGCGGCGACGAACGCGCCGCAGGCGTGGACCCGGATGGTGAGCGAGGTCGTCGCGCTCGACGACGCGGACACCGGCCGCGCGTTCGGCGAATCGCTGCCGGCCGGGCTGAAGCTGGTCGCCGGCTGA
- a CDS encoding Hsp70 family protein → MSEPRYSIGIDLGTTHCALSYVDLAASDGEKTRLDVLPIAQLTAPGAIEAPNLLPSFLYLPHPSELAPGDLALPWAAERDFAVGELARSRGAGTPIRLVSSAKSWLCHPGVDRRAGILPGDAPPEVARVSPLDSSARYLTHLRDAWNHAHPDAPFDQQDVTVTIPASFDPAARELTAEAAQAAGYARMTLLEEPQAALYSWIEKSGGAWRKEVKVGDIILVVDVGGGTTDLSLIAVVERDGNLELHRVAVGEHILLGGDNMDLALAHIVARKLAAQGTQADPWQLRALTYACRGAKEALLGDPSMDAVPLVVPSRGSKLIGGSIRTELTRAELTQTILEGFFPPVDASARPVSRTRAGLTQLGLPYAQDAGITRHLAAFLGRQVAALAELEGLRHAHDASASFLHPTAVLFNGGVFKSPLLVERFLDTLNGWLAAEGAASARLLGGADLDLAVARGAAYYGYVKRGRGVRIRGGTARAYYIAVESAMPAVPGLEPPIQALCVAPFGMEEGTDAALPPQEFGLVVGEPVHFRFFGSSVRRQDQVGALLDFWSPDELQELDAIEATLPTEGRTPGEIVPVKLHARVTEAGTLELEAVQGGTNERWKVEFDVRGGANA, encoded by the coding sequence ATGAGCGAGCCGCGTTATTCGATCGGCATCGATCTGGGCACCACGCACTGCGCGCTGTCGTACGTGGATCTCGCGGCGAGCGACGGCGAGAAGACCCGTCTCGACGTGCTGCCCATCGCGCAATTGACCGCGCCGGGCGCGATCGAAGCGCCGAATCTGCTGCCGTCCTTTCTGTACCTGCCGCATCCGAGCGAGCTTGCGCCCGGCGACCTCGCGCTGCCGTGGGCGGCCGAGCGCGACTTCGCGGTCGGCGAGCTCGCGCGCAGCCGCGGCGCGGGCACGCCGATTCGCCTCGTGTCGAGCGCGAAGAGCTGGCTGTGCCATCCGGGCGTCGATCGCCGCGCCGGCATCCTGCCGGGCGACGCGCCGCCGGAAGTCGCGCGCGTGTCGCCGCTCGACAGCTCGGCGCGCTACCTGACCCACCTGCGCGACGCGTGGAACCATGCGCATCCGGACGCGCCGTTCGATCAGCAGGACGTCACCGTCACGATTCCGGCGTCGTTCGATCCGGCCGCGCGCGAGCTGACGGCCGAAGCCGCGCAGGCGGCCGGCTACGCGCGCATGACGCTGCTCGAGGAGCCGCAGGCGGCGCTCTATAGCTGGATCGAGAAAAGCGGCGGCGCGTGGCGCAAGGAAGTCAAGGTCGGCGACATCATCCTCGTCGTCGACGTCGGCGGCGGCACGACCGATCTGTCGCTGATCGCGGTCGTCGAGCGCGACGGCAACCTCGAGCTGCATCGCGTCGCGGTCGGCGAGCACATCCTGCTCGGCGGCGACAACATGGATCTCGCGCTCGCGCACATCGTCGCGCGCAAGCTCGCCGCGCAAGGCACGCAGGCCGATCCGTGGCAGTTGCGCGCGCTCACCTACGCGTGCCGCGGCGCGAAGGAAGCGCTGCTCGGCGATCCGTCGATGGATGCGGTGCCGCTCGTCGTGCCGAGCCGCGGCTCGAAGCTGATCGGCGGCTCGATCCGCACCGAGTTGACGCGCGCCGAGCTGACCCAGACGATCCTCGAAGGCTTCTTCCCGCCGGTCGACGCATCGGCGCGGCCCGTGAGCCGCACGCGCGCGGGCCTGACGCAGCTCGGCCTGCCGTATGCGCAGGACGCCGGCATCACGCGCCATCTCGCGGCGTTCCTGGGTCGGCAGGTCGCGGCGCTCGCGGAGCTCGAGGGGCTGCGGCACGCGCATGACGCGTCGGCGAGCTTCCTGCATCCGACCGCGGTGCTGTTCAACGGCGGCGTGTTCAAGTCGCCGCTGCTCGTCGAGCGCTTTCTCGATACGCTCAACGGCTGGCTCGCGGCCGAGGGCGCGGCGAGCGCGCGCCTGCTCGGCGGCGCCGATCTCGATCTCGCGGTCGCGCGCGGCGCGGCTTACTACGGCTACGTGAAGCGCGGCCGCGGCGTGCGCATTCGCGGCGGCACGGCGCGCGCGTACTACATCGCGGTCGAATCGGCGATGCCGGCCGTGCCCGGCCTCGAGCCGCCGATCCAGGCGCTGTGCGTCGCGCCGTTCGGCATGGAGGAAGGCACCGACGCCGCGCTGCCGCCGCAGGAATTCGGCCTCGTGGTCGGCGAGCCGGTGCACTTCCGCTTTTTCGGTTCGTCGGTGCGCCGCCAGGATCAGGTCGGCGCGCTGCTCGACTTCTGGTCGCCCGACGAGCTGCAGGAGCTCGACGCGATCGAGGCGACGCTGCCGACCGAAGGGCGCACGCCGGGCGAGATCGTGCCCGTGAAGCTGCATGCGCGCGTGACGGAGGCCGGCACGCTCGAGCTCGAAGCCGTGCAAGGCGGCACGAACGAGCGCTGGAAGGTGGAGTTCGACGTGCGCGGCGGCGCGAATGCGTAA
- a CDS encoding DUF2760 domain-containing protein gives MTEPNISFAGRLSLAFGLFFSVLGDRELASRARRLRDGAAPAAQAAPVAPPQPSAAPAPEVIKEATPDAALQLLGLLQRDARLVDFVEEDIAGYSDADIGAAARIVHDGCRATLREHFTIRPVRDEAEGARVTIGEGFDAAAIRLTGNVVGKPPFSGHISHRGWRVDAVRLPKLNPGHDASIIAAAEVEL, from the coding sequence ATGACCGAACCGAACATTTCATTCGCCGGCAGGCTGTCGCTCGCCTTCGGCCTGTTTTTCTCCGTGCTCGGAGACCGCGAACTCGCGAGCCGCGCCCGCCGCCTGCGCGACGGCGCAGCACCCGCCGCGCAAGCGGCCCCTGTCGCGCCGCCCCAACCCTCCGCGGCGCCCGCGCCCGAGGTCATCAAGGAAGCGACGCCGGACGCGGCGCTCCAGTTGCTCGGCCTCCTTCAGCGCGACGCGCGCCTCGTCGATTTCGTCGAAGAGGACATCGCCGGCTACTCCGACGCGGACATCGGCGCCGCCGCGCGCATCGTGCACGACGGCTGCCGCGCGACGCTGCGCGAGCATTTCACGATCCGCCCGGTGCGCGACGAGGCCGAAGGCGCGCGCGTGACGATCGGCGAGGGCTTCGATGCGGCCGCGATCCGCCTGACGGGCAACGTCGTCGGCAAGCCGCCGTTCAGCGGCCACATCAGCCATCGCGGCTGGCGCGTCGACGCCGTCCGGCTGCCGAAGCTGAACCCGGGCCACGACGCGTCGATCATCGCGGCGGCCGAGGTGGAGCTATGA
- a CDS encoding 2-keto-4-pentenoate hydratase, which produces MTSPPERVDAAARHLVAARRAGVAGPLLPGACRPGDIETALAIQQRVAEQLGEPVGGWKCALPPPGRIVVAPILASTIRAAGGPFPVVADARTVRIEPEIAFVLDRDLPPRARPYDEDEVRAAIREVRLVLEVLGCRYAAPSRATMPELLADNQFNQGLCVGPVVSDGLRATLDTIALDFRGGVNRTFDGRHPDGHPLAPLLWLVNFLAARGEPVRAGQIVTTGSYAGAIDAPLGQALTARFGALGSLAVELIA; this is translated from the coding sequence ATGACAAGCCCCCCCGAACGCGTCGACGCCGCCGCGCGGCACCTGGTTGCGGCCCGCCGCGCCGGCGTCGCCGGCCCGCTTCTGCCCGGCGCGTGCCGGCCCGGCGACATCGAGACCGCGCTCGCGATCCAGCAACGCGTCGCCGAACAGCTCGGCGAGCCGGTCGGCGGATGGAAATGCGCGCTCCCGCCGCCGGGACGGATCGTCGTCGCGCCGATCCTCGCGTCGACGATCCGTGCGGCGGGCGGCCCGTTCCCGGTCGTCGCCGATGCGCGGACCGTGCGGATCGAGCCGGAAATCGCCTTCGTGCTCGATCGCGACTTGCCGCCGCGCGCGCGGCCGTACGACGAGGACGAAGTGCGCGCCGCAATCCGCGAAGTCCGACTCGTACTGGAGGTGCTCGGTTGCCGCTACGCGGCGCCGTCGCGCGCCACCATGCCGGAGCTGCTCGCGGACAATCAGTTCAATCAGGGGCTGTGTGTCGGCCCGGTCGTGAGCGACGGCTTGCGCGCGACGCTCGACACGATCGCGCTCGACTTTCGCGGCGGCGTGAACCGGACGTTCGACGGCCGGCACCCGGACGGGCATCCGCTTGCGCCGTTGCTCTGGCTCGTGAATTTCCTCGCGGCGCGCGGCGAACCGGTTCGCGCCGGACAGATCGTGACGACCGGTTCGTATGCGGGCGCGATCGATGCGCCGCTCGGCCAGGCGTTGACGGCGCGGTTCGGCGCGCTCGGCAGCCTCGCGGTGGAACTGATCGCCTGA
- a CDS encoding ProQ/FinO family protein, which produces MGFEQLASLRDQLARDAAQKRAAKKPQKRDAKPAASPSSTDPVILTIAKLQKRFPQAFPRNPAPKVPLKVGILEDLVGQANALRLTEAELRDALRTWCQGNRYWTCLAEGAVRVDLAGGEAGRVSAADAKRARMLKGRRPAKPRAQPSKPEQAQQQRQTSACPPESGQRTD; this is translated from the coding sequence ATGGGCTTTGAGCAACTTGCGTCGTTGCGCGATCAACTGGCGAGAGACGCCGCGCAGAAGCGGGCGGCGAAGAAACCGCAGAAGCGGGACGCCAAGCCGGCGGCTTCGCCGAGCTCGACGGATCCTGTGATATTGACGATCGCGAAACTCCAGAAGCGGTTTCCGCAGGCGTTCCCGCGCAATCCCGCGCCGAAGGTGCCGCTCAAGGTCGGCATTCTCGAGGATCTGGTCGGGCAGGCGAACGCGCTTCGGCTAACAGAAGCCGAATTGCGGGACGCGCTGCGGACCTGGTGCCAGGGGAACCGGTACTGGACGTGCCTCGCCGAAGGCGCCGTGCGAGTCGATCTGGCGGGCGGCGAAGCAGGGCGGGTATCGGCCGCCGACGCGAAGCGCGCGCGAATGCTGAAAGGACGTCGCCCGGCGAAGCCGCGCGCGCAACCGTCCAAGCCCGAGCAGGCTCAGCAACAGCGACAGACATCCGCGTGCCCGCCGGAGAGCGGGCAACGCACCGATTGA
- a CDS encoding H-NS histone family protein: protein MTTSKIHTLQKQLGHLNLLLEEAKKKEKAEALATIREQVKQFDITEVELLRAAGFVKDKPKKLPAKYYDPSTGKSWTGRGACPKWLIGKNLDDYLIRPAPEPWWPGETA, encoded by the coding sequence GTGACAACCAGCAAAATTCATACGCTGCAGAAGCAGCTCGGCCACCTCAATCTGCTCCTTGAGGAGGCGAAGAAAAAGGAAAAGGCCGAGGCGCTGGCCACCATTCGCGAACAGGTGAAGCAGTTCGACATTACGGAAGTCGAATTGCTGAGGGCGGCGGGCTTCGTGAAGGACAAGCCGAAGAAACTGCCGGCAAAATATTACGATCCGTCGACAGGCAAATCGTGGACGGGCCGCGGCGCGTGCCCGAAATGGCTGATCGGCAAGAACCTCGACGACTACCTGATCCGGCCCGCGCCGGAGCCATGGTGGCCGGGGGAGACTGCGTAG
- a CDS encoding DUF2778 domain-containing protein: MPAQCFYTLNNQRLSTFTCAGFGGVPAFSGEPSFINKPDATAIAKAGPIPKGRYYIVTRESGGHLGWLYDFIKDQWSNSNRSTWFGLYRNDGVIDDWTFVNGVKRGNFRLHPTGRWGESEGCITVTTQLQFDRLRKFLLKQSTQLIPGTSIKYYGTVDVR, encoded by the coding sequence ATGCCTGCTCAGTGCTTTTACACGCTTAACAATCAGCGCTTGTCGACTTTTACGTGTGCGGGATTCGGCGGCGTGCCCGCGTTCTCTGGGGAGCCTTCATTCATTAATAAGCCGGATGCGACGGCGATTGCTAAGGCGGGGCCGATACCGAAGGGGCGGTATTACATCGTTACACGCGAAAGCGGCGGACATCTCGGCTGGCTGTATGACTTCATCAAGGATCAGTGGTCCAACAGCAATCGCTCTACGTGGTTCGGGTTGTATAGGAATGACGGCGTTATTGACGATTGGACATTTGTGAATGGTGTGAAGCGCGGGAATTTCCGGCTGCATCCGACTGGCAGGTGGGGCGAAAGTGAGGGGTGCATAACCGTCACAACGCAGCTTCAGTTCGATCGCCTGCGAAAGTTTCTGTTGAAACAGTCGACTCAGCTCATACCGGGTACGTCAATCAAGTATTACGGAACGGTGGACGTGCGATGA
- a CDS encoding IS5 family transposase — MGPKTPAPEGDFFRQPLREQINLKHPLVRLADLIDWDRLDAAMSASFVPNRGRPATSPRLIAGLLYLQHAFDLSDEDVVWQWLENPYWQVFTGETYLQTEPPIDPSSLTRWRKRLGEAGVEELLAETIEAAKRANVIKRASLKRVIVDTTVMEKAIAHPTDSRLLERCREHLVKAAARHGLKLRQNYNREAPRLANQIGRYAHAKQYKRMRKALRTLRSRVGRVMRDVERQLDGVAQQSRVALEDLIGRTKRILSQKQKDKNKLYALHAPEVECLAKGKARKPYELGVKVSITTTHKEGLVVGARSMPGSPYDGHTLAEALEQAAILSDVQPEIAVVDRGYKGVAIDGVKVYHPGLRRGITRGLRAMIRRRSAIEPAIGHMKADGKLDRNWLKGALGDAIHAVLCGAGHNLRMILRKLRRFYAPILAALLNRGMVALATA, encoded by the coding sequence ATGGGACCGAAGACACCGGCGCCAGAGGGAGATTTCTTCCGCCAACCGCTGCGTGAGCAGATCAACTTGAAGCATCCACTGGTGCGGTTGGCCGATCTGATCGACTGGGATCGGTTGGACGCGGCGATGAGCGCGAGCTTCGTGCCGAACAGAGGCCGGCCGGCGACCTCGCCGCGGCTGATCGCGGGGCTGCTGTACTTGCAGCACGCCTTCGACCTGTCGGACGAAGACGTGGTCTGGCAATGGCTCGAGAATCCGTACTGGCAGGTCTTCACCGGCGAGACGTACTTGCAGACGGAGCCGCCGATCGATCCGTCGAGCCTGACGCGTTGGCGCAAGCGGCTGGGCGAAGCCGGCGTTGAAGAACTGCTGGCCGAGACGATCGAAGCGGCCAAGCGTGCCAACGTCATCAAGCGCGCGAGCCTGAAGCGGGTGATCGTCGATACGACGGTGATGGAAAAGGCAATTGCGCATCCCACCGATTCGCGCCTGCTCGAACGCTGTCGGGAGCATCTGGTGAAGGCGGCGGCCCGGCACGGCCTGAAGCTGCGGCAGAACTACAACCGCGAAGCGCCGAGGCTGGCGAATCAGATCGGTCGTTACGCGCATGCAAAGCAATACAAGCGGATGAGGAAGGCGTTGCGGACCTTGCGTTCGCGCGTAGGTCGCGTGATGCGTGACGTCGAGCGGCAGCTTGACGGCGTCGCTCAGCAAAGTCGCGTGGCGTTGGAAGACCTGATTGGCCGCACGAAACGAATTCTGTCGCAGAAGCAAAAGGACAAGAACAAGCTGTACGCACTGCACGCGCCGGAAGTCGAATGCCTGGCCAAGGGCAAGGCGCGCAAGCCGTACGAGTTGGGAGTGAAGGTGTCGATTACGACGACGCACAAGGAAGGCCTGGTGGTGGGTGCGCGCTCGATGCCGGGCAGCCCGTACGACGGTCACACGTTGGCCGAAGCGTTGGAGCAGGCGGCGATCCTGAGCGACGTTCAACCAGAGATAGCCGTCGTCGATCGCGGCTACAAGGGTGTCGCCATCGACGGCGTAAAGGTCTATCACCCAGGGTTGCGACGCGGCATCACGCGAGGACTGCGCGCGATGATCCGGCGCCGCAGCGCAATCGAGCCGGCCATCGGTCACATGAAGGCGGACGGCAAACTGGATCGCAACTGGCTCAAGGGTGCGCTGGGCGATGCCATCCACGCAGTGCTGTGCGGCGCCGGGCATAACCTGCGGATGATCCTCCGGAAACTGCGGCGCTTTTACGCCCCGATTCTTGCCGCGCTGCTCAATCGCGGGATGGTCGCGCTAGCGACGGCATAA
- a CDS encoding IS21 family transposase: MNPTAPRHGTVSDFLALTDGLSIRQIAEALRCCTRSVRNYLAGRSPIPWHRVEILRLRQVEIDAAQAAAQQLISEIPVESTIEPDVSAPDVTPTEILAWVGVHAPHCLSSQRRFRQYVRGWNVVDKIRNSKAKGAFAAVLAKWRVLVVDLPRSWKSWRSGGVFADTDSPAYRWRANDP; encoded by the coding sequence ATGAATCCCACCGCGCCCCGTCATGGGACGGTCTCCGACTTTCTCGCGCTTACAGACGGCCTCTCCATCCGCCAAATTGCCGAAGCGCTTCGTTGCTGTACGCGTAGCGTCCGGAACTACTTGGCCGGCCGCTCGCCGATCCCGTGGCATCGCGTCGAAATACTACGCCTGCGCCAAGTCGAGATAGACGCAGCCCAAGCGGCCGCACAACAACTTATCAGCGAAATTCCCGTGGAGTCGACGATCGAGCCGGACGTATCCGCTCCCGACGTGACGCCCACCGAAATTCTCGCTTGGGTCGGCGTTCATGCTCCGCACTGCCTGTCCAGCCAGAGAAGGTTTCGCCAGTACGTTCGTGGTTGGAACGTTGTAGACAAGATCCGAAACTCAAAAGCGAAAGGCGCGTTCGCCGCCGTGCTGGCGAAATGGCGCGTGCTCGTCGTCGATCTGCCGCGCTCGTGGAAGTCATGGCGATCGGGCGGCGTCTTCGCCGACACGGACTCGCCCGCGTACCGCTGGCGCGCCAACGATCCATGA